In Musa acuminata AAA Group cultivar baxijiao chromosome BXJ3-9, Cavendish_Baxijiao_AAA, whole genome shotgun sequence, a single genomic region encodes these proteins:
- the LOC135649051 gene encoding mannose-specific lectin 3-like, translating into MAIPSASCLLFLLSSILFLLTPPSIANDNNIMLTGDVLGPDDELSYLDTTLTMQIDCNLVLYHYKGTPAFDSSTYDRGVVNCSVALNEHGQFVISDPNGNTIWVSGRPGRKGTYAAVLQPDKQVGIYGPVVWSTSNLGSTKYAMVDDEDEAIPTVKNTLFSSEIIADGAELTTRDYRFIMDESCSLELRKSDLYIWVSGTVGRGQHCFLRLNRRGQLTIKDDMYKTIWSTDPSPDGVGDYVLILQYNGQAAVYGPLIWSTGDDGQIIYPAVSPAPTY; encoded by the coding sequence ATGGCAATCCCCAGTGCATcttgtctcctcttcctcctctcgtcCATACTCTTCCTTCTCACACCCCCTTCCATTGCCAATGATAATAACATTATGCTCACCGGCGATGTCCTCGGCCCCGACGACGAGCTCTCCTACCTCGATACTACCCTTACTATGCAAATTGACTGCAACCTCGTTTTGTATCATTACAAGGGTACTCCGGCCTTCGATTCCAGCACGTACGACCGGGGTGTCGTTAACTGCAGCGTCGCCCTCAACGAGCACGGTCAGTTTGTCATCTCAGACCCGAACGGCAATACCATATGGGTCTCCGGGAGACCCGGCCGGAAAGGCACGTACGCGGCCGTGCTCCAACCCGACAAACAGGTGGGCATATATGGCCCGGTTGTCTGGTCCACCTCTAACCTGGGATCCACCAAATATGCTATGGTAGACGACGAAGACGAGGCTATTCCGACGGTGAAGAACACTTTGTTCTCATCCGAGATCATCGCTGATGGCGCGGAGCTCACCACCAGGGATTACCGATTCATTATGGATGAAAGCTGCAGTTTGGAGCTGCGCAAAAGTGACTTGTACATCTGGGTATCCGGAACGGTAGGCCGAGGCCAGCACTGCTTTCTACGGCTTAATCGCAGGGGGCAGCTCACCATCAAAGACGACATGTATAAGACCATATGGTCCACTGATCCATCACCAGATGGCGTTGGTGACTACGTGTTAATCCTCCAATATAACGGTCAGGCTGCCGTCTATGGACCGTTAATTTGGTCCACCGGCGATGATGGCCAAATCATCTATCCTGCCGTCTCTCCTGCTCCAACCTATTGA